In Clostridia bacterium, the sequence TTTGCTACCTCTTCAGGTCTGCCCATTCTAGCTATTACAACGTCAATATTTTCATTTTTGACGGCTATGCTGATATGAGAGCGGAGATCTTTCGCTATCCTGTCCTTCAAGGCTTTATGAGCTGTAATATGACAGATAACTTCTTTTACATAACTTTCTATTTTAGCATCCATTTTTATACCTCCCACTGCATTATGGATTTTACTACATCCAACAAAGCTTTTAGTTCCTTTTCCATGTTAACCAGTTCAGAACGGCCTTCCTTTGTAATTCTATAATATTTCCTAGGTACGCTTCGCCTATCAGAGGAATCCTGTTCCCAACAGCTCTCAATCAAGCTGTTGTCCTCAAGCCTGTAAAGAATGGGGTATAGGGTACCTTCTTTCATTTTAAAAACACCTCGGCTTTTTGTGTCAAGTTCCTGCATGAGTTGATATCCGTACATGCTTTGGCTGCTGAGGAGTTTCAGGATAAGTATCTCTATTATGCCTTTCTTAAGCTGTTTGTTTATTTCAGCCACTGCATTTCCATAGTCCACATAAACACCTTCTTAAACCATATATTTAGTATTACTAAATATATGATAATGGAAAATATTTAATCTGTCAACAATAAAAAGGAAGCCTACTCATGCAGGCTTCCTGAACAACTTTATATCTGGTTATCCGAGCATATTCTGTAAGTCGGTATTTGCATTGCCTGTAAGTTTCAACCCAAAGGTCTTCTGCAATACATCGACAACACCTGGTGCAAGGAATTCGGGTGCTTTTGGTCCTATCCGTATATCCTGTACACCGAGACTGAATAGGCCGAGAAGTATAGCAACAGCTTTTTGTTCAAACCATGATAATACAATAGAAAGAGGAAGTTCATTTACTGTACAGTTAAATGCGCCAGCCAGTGCTACTGCGATCTTAACGGCCGATCCCGAGTTGTTGCACTGCCCGAGGTCAATATATCT encodes:
- a CDS encoding PadR family transcriptional regulator, producing the protein MDYGNAVAEINKQLKKGIIEILILKLLSSQSMYGYQLMQELDTKSRGVFKMKEGTLYPILYRLEDNSLIESCWEQDSSDRRSVPRKYYRITKEGRSELVNMEKELKALLDVVKSIMQWEV